The sequence CGGGCTGCGGCTCGCCGGACCGACTGAATCGTATCGAGGGCCGATCGGCGAATTCGCGCGCTCGCTCGGAACGGCATTTCAAATCCTTAACGACCTGGGAGATTGGCAACCAGACCGGCACAACAAGCTCGTCGCGGCAGGCGATGTGACGGGGGGCCGGCCGACGGTGCTATGGGCACTCGCGCTCGAAGGACTCTCGATCAAGAGCCGCCGGCGATTGGAGACGTTGACCGAAGCGATTCCCGCTACCGAAGAGACCGTCGGCCAAATCGCCGGGCTGTACCGCGAGGCGGGGGTGTTTGACAAAGCGGGGGAGTTGATCCGAGAATATGAGTCGTCGGCCCGCAAGGTCGCCGAGCAGTTGGAACCCTCCGAATTGCGGCGGCTGCTTGAGTACCTGATCGAGACGGTGCTCAAGCGTTCGCCGCTCCCGCCGGAGTAGTGGACTCCTCACGCTCCGCGTGAGGAATTACGTCACGCGGAGCGTGACGAGTACACTACGCCGTAAATCCCGCCAAGTCATCGCGACCGTGAGCCCTCATCCGCGAGTTGTGCCCGAGTTGGATTCGTTGGTGGCGTTGTTCTATGACGCGCCGGAGCAATTGGCGGATTTCGCGGAGGTACAGGCCGCCGGGATGCCGCCCGTCTATCAACGGCTCTTGGCGCACAATCACCACATGACGGTCACAGTCGAGCAGCGTCACGGCTCGCTCGTCGATGTGCACGTGCTGGCGACGAGGCAGCAGGGGCGCCATTACGCCCGCAAGATCCTACTCACGCGACGATTGGATGGCCGCGTCGTGCAATTTGGCATCGTGCGCATCGATCTCAGCTTTCTCGGCGACGACGTGCGGCGCGAAATTGAAAGCCAATCGACGCCGTTGGGGCGAATCCTGATCGAGCACAACGTGCTCCGCGAAGTCGAATTGTTCAAGCTCTGGCAGGTCGCGCCGGGCGAAGATCTTTGTCAACTATTCCACATCGCCACAACCAAACTCACCTACGGCCGCACCGCCCTAATCCACTGCAACGGGCAGCCGGCCATCGAACTGCTGGAGATCGTCACGCCGGAGTGACGGCTTGACAGGCGAAATCGTGGAGCGACTAATGAACAATGGTGTAGGGTGCGTCGAGCGAAGCGCTGACGCACCGGCGCAAATGGTGGGTCGGCGCTTCGCTCGACGCACCCTACAATCTCCATACCTATTTCCTGACATTTGGTCGCTCCCGCCATGAAGATTGCCTACCTATCGGCCGGCGCCGCGGGGCGGTTTTGCGGGACTTGTCTGCACGACAACACGCTGGCCGCGGCGTTGACCAAACGTGGCGTCGAGATCCTGCTGATCCCGACGTACACGCCGCTCCGCACCGACGAGGAGAGCGTCAGTCAGTCGCGAATCTTTTTTGGCGGCGTGAATGTTTTCCTCCAGCAGAAATCGGCTCTGTTTCGGCATACGCCCTGGTTTCTCGATTCGCTCTTCGATTCGCCGCGGCTGTTGGACTGGCTCTCGCGGCGCAGCGCGGGGATGAAAGTGGCGAAGCTCGGCCAGTTGACCGTTTCGACGCTCGCCGGTCGGCAAGGGCGGCAGCGAAAGGAAATCGACAAGCTGCTCGATTGGCTCAAGCGCGAGGTGCGGCCGGAGATCGTCCATGTGTCGAATGTGCTCATGGCGGGAATCGTCCCGGCCCTGCGCGAAGGGCTGGGAGTGCCGGTGATCTGCAATCTGTCGGGCGAGGACATCTTTATCGAGCAACTCGAAGAGCCACATTACAGCGAGGCGCGTGCGCTGCTCAAACGGCAAGCGCGGGAAGTGGATCGCTTTGTGGCGCTCAACAACTATTTCGCCGACTTCATGGCCGAGTATCTCGAAGTCGAGCGGAACAAGATCGAGATCATCCCTCACGGACTGAATCTCGACGGCCACGGAATGCGGCCCGACCGCCACGACGGCGCGCCGCGCGAATTCGTCATTGGATATTTCACTCGCGTGGCCGCGGAGAAGGGGTTGCACTTGCTGGTCGAAGCGTTTTGTCTGCTGGCGGCGCGATCCGATTTGCCGCCGCTGCGGCTGAAAGCCGCCGGATATATGTCGAGCGCCGATCGGCCGTATTTCGAGAAGGTCGTCGCCCGCATCGATTCGGCGGGGCTGGCGGATCGCTTCGAGTATGCCGGCGAATTGGATCGCGCCGGCAAGATTGCT comes from Pirellulales bacterium and encodes:
- a CDS encoding glycosyltransferase family 4 protein, with protein sequence MKIAYLSAGAAGRFCGTCLHDNTLAAALTKRGVEILLIPTYTPLRTDEESVSQSRIFFGGVNVFLQQKSALFRHTPWFLDSLFDSPRLLDWLSRRSAGMKVAKLGQLTVSTLAGRQGRQRKEIDKLLDWLKREVRPEIVHVSNVLMAGIVPALREGLGVPVICNLSGEDIFIEQLEEPHYSEARALLKRQAREVDRFVALNNYFADFMAEYLEVERNKIEIIPHGLNLDGHGMRPDRHDGAPREFVIGYFTRVAAEKGLHLLVEAFCLLAARSDLPPLRLKAAGYMSSADRPYFEKVVARIDSAGLADRFEYAGELDRAGKIAFLQSLDLMCSPTVYHESKGISVLEALANGVPVVLPRHGTFPEMIETTGGGVLCEPLDPAALADAIAEMIRNPQLAADCGRRGFEAIRRLHTADRMVELHLDLYRRMLAKRSGGTPSVAAANGQPNRFRLTPADDPS